TCTCCAGGCCCTGATGGCTATGGCAGCAAGTTCTTTAAAGACAGCTGGAACATAGTAGGACAAGACCTCAAGGAGGAGTACTAGAATTATTTTCATCAGGGGGGATGTTGAGGGTGAGTAACAACACTGTCATCACAGTAATCCCAAAAAGCAACCACGCAGATGCAGTTGGGGACTATAGACCCATTGCCTATTGTAACACAATGTATAAGATCATTTCAAAGATGTTATGTAATAGGGTCAAACTAGACGCGGGATATTATTTCAGAAAAAAACCAGAGTGCCTTTGTAGCTAGGAGAACAATCATGGAGAATATCCTGATTTGTCAAGATCTAGTAAGGTTGTACAATAGAAAAACAGCCACCAAGAGCTGTCTGATCAAAGTTGACCTCAAGAAAGCCTATGACTCTATTGAATGGGACTTTGTAGAGGAGATGTTACATGCGCTTAATTTTCCTATGAGGTTCATAAGGTAGATCATAGAATTCATTTCAACACCGCAGTACACTGCGGCTTTAAATGGAGGCTTATATGGGAACACAAAAGGTACGAGAGGCCTGAGACAAGGGGACCCTATATCCCCTCTGCTGTTTGTGATATGTATGGAGTATTTTACCAGAATAATGAAGTTAGTGGCCCAGCAGGAGAGCTTTTGCCTACCATTCCAAGTGTAGAACTCTGCGACTAAATCATCCCTGCTTTGCAGATGATGTGCTCCTTTTCTATAAAGGAGATATACAGTCAGTGATGCTAATGTTGAGAGGACTTCAGACTATCTCCAACTCTTCATGTCTAACAACTAATGCTGGAAAATCCAACATTTTTAGAGTGAATATGGATACACATGAGATAGAGGATCTATGTAAAATAACAAGGTACATCAGAGGCAGACTCCCTTTTAAGTATCTAGGGGGCCCAATATTATCTAAGAAATTGTCAAATACAGACTGTCAAGTGTTGGTGGACAAGCTAACAACCAGAATAAGAAGTTGGGGCTCAAGGAATTTATCCTCCGCTAGGAGAGTTCAAATGATCAATGGAGTTCCGATGCACATACACGCATATTGGGCATCGATATTCCTACTTCCCAAGGCATTACTCAAAAGCATTATAGCTATATGCAAGAATTACCTATGGGATGGTAAGGTCGAGACAACTAGAGTGCTACTAGTAGCCTAGGATGTTGTACGTAGACCAAAACAAGATGGAGGAATTGGGATAAGGGACTGTGTGGCATGGAATGAGGCTGCCATAAAGAAGTATGTGTGGATATAGCTCAAAAGACTAATAATTTGTGGGTCAAATAGATAAATCTCATATATCTGAAAAGAGAGGATTGGTGGCAATACACTGCTCCGCAAGATAGTAGCTGGTATTGAAAAAAGATCTGTCACATAAGAGACAGACTTGCGGGGGTTATGTACAAGGATGGTGGCTCTCACAAGCAGGAAGATATACAATAAAAAGGGGAAATATTCTTGGCTGAAGGGGAACCTGGACATATGCCAATGGGGGAGATgagcagtggcggagccaccttataggAAGGGGTGTCAAATGACACCCCTTCgcggaaaaaaaaaaattatatgtatatatactatgcattgactccccttaattttctgatatgtttacttttatatattttgacaccccttaatCAAAATTTTGGCTCGCCACCGGAAATGGGTATGGAATATGCAGAACATGTCAAAACATAGCTTCATTTGCTAGCTGACTATGCTTAAGAAGCTGTTAACAAAGGATAGATTAGCACACAGAGGGATCAACTCAGATGGCCTTTGTGTACTATATGGAAGTTCCTCAGAATCTATTAATCACTTGTTCTATGAATGCCAGTACTCCAAGTTATGCCTTGCAGAAATATTTTAGTGGCTAAGGATAGGAATCACAATTACTGAAAGCCAGAGTCTATGGAAAAAAATAGCCAGGAAAATGGGAGGAAAGCTAAGCAGAGGATTTGCACATGCAGTGCTGGCAGCAGTGAGTCGGTGACTTACCATATCTGAAAAGGAAGAAATAAGCACTATGGCAGAGCACAGTTCCTAGGCCCCAAAGGGTATGCAACCAAGTCAAGGAAGAATGCAAAGTTCGGATGATGGAGCTCCTGGAAAAGACAAGGATAGGAGATGGCCGGAAGAAATATACAGATAGCAATTAGATAGGAAGGATTATTACATGTACAGGAATAGGATAATCAGTAGACTTACTTGGGATTAACTAAGTAATGGATGTTTATAACTAGGCGATCTAGTATTTTTTTCCTCCAATTGTATTTGTTCCGGTAATGAATAAATAAATTCAttccaccaaaaaaaaaaaaaaaaaaatttgtgcATTGGAAATAGTAGCTACAACTTGTCAATAAACTTGGCCTAAAGGTTATTTCGGATTAATAATAAAAACATgagctattaaaattttcagggGTCATAGCGACGTTTTCTTGCAGCAATTGATTGCAAAGAATTTGCATGGGCCTTCGAATGAGATATAGATGCCTCGCTTGCGTACTCAAGACTTCTCTTTAGGGTTTCTTTTTTAGGACAtcttgttttttctttatttttcattataTTTACTGTCCTACGAAGTTTATTATGGGTTTAGATATTGATGTTAGTTATATacactttttgaatttttgacaGTGATTGCAACTTATAGTTACCACTTACCGTATCTCCTAAACTATTATAGTATTATACCTTATCAGAAAGATTGGTATATACCTTTACCCCGGCCGAGTCAACTTTTTGGGGAATTGAAACTTGCATGAGCTGATGACGTCTGATTATTTacgtttttttcttttataaaataGTGTGCAGTTATTGTGGAAATGAATTTTCGTTCGTTGTGCTGCAAAATCAATgtgttcaaagttcaaacaagTCGCTACATATATACAGCTAATGAAAACGGCAAGATCCATATTTGTGGGGCCCATTTTTATTACACCTATTATAttatatattctatatatttcAATTTAGATGGGTTGTTTGACTTGTCACGGTATTTAAGaaaaaagacttttaaaacttgtcagtcttaaaagcttaagggataAAAGGATTTACAACCGGTATGATTTCTGCCAAGAAAATTGCATCTAAAATGAAAATCAAACCCGAACTTTGTAATGTGtgatatatagaaaaaaataatttgacgAAAATATTGATATTGAAATCTCTTGAAGAGCCCTTGAGAGTTAATTACTATTTATACATAGTGGACAAgactattttttcacttcaaaatagatttgaacaattcgaaacatatgaaaatattttttgttttctatttagCGTAAAAAACTGAGATCGCTAgataatgaaaatttaaaaaaatactgCCTTAATCTTGTgtgttccttaaagcataataatcaatctGATATTGatgatttagatttattttctgaattaaaagtgttaaggaaaatagtacaattagaagataacaatttaattgatatattcaatcaaataaaaagatttgattcttttccaaatgcatatattgcttatagaataatgttaataatTCTTGTTACCGTTACTTCAGCAGAAAGAAGTTTTTcgaaattaaaattgataaaatcttaacTAAGCTCAATAATGTGTGAAGAGAGGTTAAATAAATTAACTATATTATCAATTAAGAAAGAATTATTAGAAAAAAattgattataaaaaaattattaataactttgcatctaaaaaaaactaaaaaaaatgaacttcaaattaaaaaaataataatttaaaaaaaattaaaaccccTCATAAAATTTGactttaggccacaaaattcgTCGGGCTGCCCTGTCTAGAACATGACGTGCATTGATCCCTCATGGATGTGGCTTAGTCTAGGCCAAGTGTTAGTCTAGGCCAAGTGTTAAGCAGTGTTTATAGCTTGGATATTCCATTTTTATATCAATTAATGTTCTGAAAAATGTAGATAGAAAAACCAAATAAATCCACCATCTTGTTCTTACGTTGCTCAAAAGAACCAAACATAATATAGATAACAGAACACTCGAATACTGGAAATAGGACTGCTGCCACTCGAAGCACACGGGGCATTCTAAGCCTATACCTCAACAAAGATAATACAGTGGTGTTCGTACAACTACAAACCCGTGCAGAAAAAATGTTGAGAAATGGCCACGAGAGAAATATCTTAGGAACAGTAAGTCCACTCAATCTTCTCATATCACATATAATTCAGCAGTAAAAACTATGCATCCCTATCAAGCAAGCAGCAGAGATTCCCAGAGATGATCGACCAAATAAAACTTAGCAAGTCATCCCAATTTCTCCACAAATGTTTCTGTCAATGTGCTTCCGTTGATAATTTTTGTAGTTGCTACAATTATGTCATATGCCATCCCTTCCTGTAACAGCATAACTAGCATTAGCACAAAGGAATTCATTGAAGAGGTTGAGAATGATAAATAAGAGGAAGCATGGGATCAGTAACGAGACCAAGTGACTGATTGGAACGAATGCAGTTATTACAGCATTTAGAATTGGAGCACTGGTCGAAAATCTTGCATTGAATATCATAGTATTCTACATTAACCCATTTCGTTTTTGGTTCCTTTTCCATAGCATGCTTCCAAAGTGTGCCATCCCCAATACAATCTGAGATACTTTGAATGCGTTAATCAATTTACATGATTAAAACTTATCAGACTGACCTGGCTGCTCAGGAAACGAAGAGCAGATATCTCTGCAGATGTCACTCCGCCAATGAAAACAACAAGAACCAAAGAGCGCCTTCCATCAACAACTCTGGAACATCATCAATGGTATTAGAAGGTTTAATACTGGCCAGAGATGATAAAAGAAATTTTCAGCTTGATGCTTGCATGAATTAGCATAATGAAATATAAGGTCCAGCAACATTTCAAATGCTTCCTCAATCAAATAAAGATAAGAGCAAAGACAGAATACAATAAGGTGCAGCAAATGcaacaaatcaaaaacataaTGACATAGGCAGCCATCACTCGGGTGTCCATCTCTGCTTATATCATCTCATTCGTGGTACAGCCATAAAATTTCCACTTAGAGCAAGCCCTGTCCGAGACTTCGCAGACAACTGATTACCAGGTAGCTTGAACCTATACAGGTATATTTCCCGAACAAGACCACAGCACCAGGTCCCACCTTCATTTCCTTATTTCATTCTCATCTCAATTCAAACATGATTTACACGGCCTCTTGTCAATATCACCCCTAAAGTTCACAACCAAACATATCTCTCCACCTATGTGCTTTTCGGGTCTGATCACACTATCCAGGTCCCACCTTCATTTACCGTGCTTCAATTTCATCCAAATAGAAAACATTATTCATACTATCTCTAATCAATATCACCTTAAGTTCACAACCAAACAGAGTTCTCTCCACTTATTGGCTTCTCTGAGCTAACTTATGATGGTAAGCATGCATCTAAAACTTCATTTACTTTATTGTCAGCGCTTTATAAGCCAGGGAATGTTACAGAGCCAGTAAGTGGATGCTATTCAATACATACTTGTCCGAGCCATGCGAAGACCCGTTTAATGTGTCCAATGATGGACTGCTGGAAAATCCACCCTGTAGAGAAACAAGCAAAAACAACAGATTAAGAGTTGTATGCCATGATAATATGATCAAAAGATGGAAAAATCCATGTGAAGAACAAAATATAAACAGAAAGCTAAAGCTTACCCTCTTAATATCTGAGTGTGGACCTGGCAGCAGCTTCAATATTTCTTCAATCGGCCGCCTGAATATAAAATTTTCCAGATGTCATAAATAGTGGGACTGAGATTAAGAAATTAGCTCTTGGCTCCAAACTACATTTGTTGAGATTGGGGAGTTATCCACCCACATGGGGGACAGTGGAGGAAGGAAATCAATTACTGAAACATTGGTAAGATTTCTAACTGCAAAGAGGAATTAGTGAACTTTTCTTGCAGAAGACTTAATTCCATGACTACTTCTCAATTAATGAAGGCCAACTCTAGGTTTATATAGAATAGAAGTATCTTCTTCCAGTAAATCACAAGGAGGTCTAATCAAATTATTAAAGCAGACAGATTCATAAGCAAACCACAGTTTATTTGAATTAGGAAATCTCTTAAGAACAAAAACTCACCACCCAGATCGAATTGCATGTTGAACCAGGCGAATACTGAGAGGTGCATACCCAGAGAAGACATAGGAGATATCGTTGGGACTATATTTGTCAGAGTTAAAATAAAAAGTTAACAATGATTGCAATGGTAAGGTAGTGATGATAATGACAGCTGTGCAAGAACCCATTTTTAATACATAGCCATAttgttcaagtttcaagggaggGAAGCGAGACGAATTTTTTATCAAGCTCAAAATAATATCTTACTTGGAAGTATCAATATCCTCCACTACGAGCTGCAGTGCACGTTTGATTGTTATCCAATTGCTTTTAGTCTCCTGCAATGATGAGGTAAGTTAATAGAGAGAACAATGCTGATAAATTTCACTGTTTCCAGGAAGCAATATAGTTGATGAAAACTCATGAATGAACCTGTTTCTTAAGCAATCCAGACTTCTCCAAATTATTCAAGGTTGCTATATGCTCAAAACCATAGCTGTGAAGCAGTTCTCGCCTAATCAAAAGAGATGAATTGAAGATATCAGTTAGAGATTCACGTGATGATACCTAAAGCATGGAAGCCATGTCAAGTATAAATAAAACAGCTATTGCCAGAGTTGACTCGCCTCAAATAGTCAAAGTTTTTCTTGGGCAACCCTGAATTTGTTATTGAGAACAAGACAAGAAGACGTAGAACATTGATAAGTGGCTCTTGCTTATGGATCATCTCCTCAATGTACTCAAAGCATCTGCATTTACCCAGTGACCAAAAAGTAAGCAAATAGAAAATGAAACAATCACCCAGAAGAAAGGAAGAGGGTAGAACACAACCAAGACCCCCTCCCACCCCTTCGACCCCTCTCTCGCACCTCCAACCCATATATCACCTCTTTCTGCTCATCCTTTCCTCCAATGGTCTAGAATTGCTTGAAAAGCAACCCGACAatgaaatcaacaacaacaacaacccagtgaaatctcactagtggagtctggggagggtagtgtgtacgcagaccttacccctacccggaagaggtagagaggctgtttccgaaagacaaTAATGTGTGCAAGACATGAATTGATGGTATTGCAGGCATTTTTCTCTAAGTAGTTAGTGTGGAGACTAGCATTTTTGAGAAGgatatcttcattttctttaggTTGGTTTATGGACTGGCCAAGAATGCTCTGCATCTGTATATGCATGTCCTCTCTTCTGATTGAATAATCATTTTCCTTACCAcacaataaaaaagaaaaaaaagagagagaagaaaggaAGAGTGAGAAATGAAGGACACCCTTGTTCACAAGCAAAAATAATCTACTACATGGCATCATAACATGCATACAAAGAATTTGTTCTAGGTAACAAAAACTGGACTTGAATTTACAATTGTCCAATATTTGAAGCCAAGCACTCCATGTAACAGAGCCTTCAAGTACCCATTGAATATTATAACAGAGAACTGAAAGGTTGAAATGGTACAAGACTACCAGAGTAAATACAAGTAGTAGAATGAAAAGTTTAACTTTACTCACATATCATAGCTTTCAGCCTCAACAAGAGTTTGCTCCATATCAAGTCGGCCAAGGAATGAAGGTTTAGATGTAAATGTAGTTAAATGCTGAGCAAGATTTATGTGTCTCTGGAACAGAAAACCAATAGTATTATAACACTGCTAATGTCATTACAATTGTTGTATAATCAAACAGTAGAAAAGAACTCTTACAGTCATTTCCGGCAATGAGTTCAGCTTTTTGACAAAATCCTTCAACTCGGAGACTGTCTGGGTCTATATGTAATAAACAACGTAACACAAAAGTCAATTATTGAACAAACACCTAAGGCCTTTAGGTGTTAAACGGAAATGAATCACTAGATTtcagttactttttttttttccaggAACCACAAATTAAGCATCTCAGTGAGGTGGTCCAGAACTATATATATTTTGTTCCAGACTGCTATTCTATTTTATTGCACAAGCAAAAGATGATCAGATAACTATTACAAAAGTCAAATCATGTAACAAAGGCAAGGCTAAGACATGCACTAGTAAGATCACTGACTAACCGTAGTCTGCATCTCTGAGTAATCTTGCTTCATGGAAGTTGCTTTTTGACGTAGAACCTGCAATTGTACTGCAAATGACAATTAAAGAAACAGAAGACTAAGGAAAGAATGTGCGAGTTGACTGTTATGATAGAGCATGATAGATTGATAGGTATGCTGAAGACGCCTAGACTTTGTTAAAACTTAGAAGATGGTGAGAAAATAAATCAACCTGGACAACAACTTCAAAGTTCTGGTCCCGTATCTCTTTGAACAACTTGTCACTACAAAGGTAATGAATTGATATTTCAAACGGAGAAATAAAACGTCTAAGTCATGGAGAGAAATTCAAAATAAGacactctttttcttttaaaaagacaCAAAAAATAATAGATATATATTTCCCAGTGGTCACATCTGACTATACTTATTGGCATGACAAAGACCTGGAATCCATATGAGAGAATACCATATATGATATAACAGAAAAAACTGCATGCATGAGAATCAAGGCATTATCATGTAGCACATAAAAGAACCATGAGGTATATCACTAGGAAATCACACAAGAATTTATTGTGTTCTGCACTTCGCACACTCCTTGTATACAAGAGTCTCTCATTTACATCAATAAAATTACTGcattatcccccccccccccccaaaaaagtATAACAttcctttttttaatttaatgAAACTAGTTTAATACCAATGAAACTAGCTTACCTTGAATTAAGGGGAACCTTTATCTTCTTGCCTTCTTGCTGGACACCCATAATAGATGCATCTAGTTCCACAGCACCATTATTGATACCAAGAAACTGCATGAAGCCTATTAGAGATAGCTTTTAAAATTCTCACAGCATATAGTCTGTTTATTGTATACAACCATGAACTGCTGCCTAAACGGTTTCCTAAATATACAGATCCATAGCAATCCTAAGAACATCACTTTTACCTCATCCAGCAGCCCTTCATATGTTAACTGCGAACACATTGGAGTGATCATATCCACCTGCACAATTCCAGGAAAGTCTTACAACCACAGTGACAAATGGACATAAGGGCCAAAAGAATATCGCCTCAAACAACTCAAGATACAGTAACCATAGTATTTCCACAACTATGAaggttcaaaaaataaataaaactcaagCAGCAGAGCACTTAACTGACCGTGAGGATCAGAGACAAAAGGAGTAAAACTTTATGAACTAGCAAGATTAGACCTGAAGAATGCTCAACTATTTGTACACTAGACAAATAAAAGAGCATATTTTTTTCCAATTCTTAAATCCTGAAGTTTCAGGCTTTAGCCAGAGTGAGAATTCAGAAATAAAAAAATTCCACAATTTTCCACTCAAGCAAGCTGAAAGAGTATGATAAGATGTTCCCCTTCCCAGCATTTTTTATCTTCAAAGGAGAAAATTGAGTTCATGAATCAACGGATCAGTGCAAGAAAAGGTACTCAATTTTAAAGGTTTCCTTCATCACCTCATGCTTTGAACTGTGTCATTAGAGCAGACCAACCACTTTTGGACATGATACCATTCAGAAAAGCCAATCCCCTTTCCTCTCACCTTCGTTTTATGAGAAAGCTCAGTCTCACTCTCTCATTATCCTACTCAATAGAATGGCAATAACCACCTACTCTAAACTAGCCTGAACCTTCAGAAAAATTCTATAATGAAGCCTCCTCTTTACCAAATAACTGATGAAGCCACACGGTAATACTTTTTATAACTGCATTAAATGCATATACTGAGAGAGGAGAAGGGGTAGTGCCGAGGGGAAGACAAAAAATACGTGGTACCTCTCTGTCCAAGAGGATGATAGTATTTATTTCAGGCACACCCATCTGCAGTGAAAGAACGAATTGGTATTATTTTGTGAATGCATGGTGCccaatatttttttatgtatgaTATTGATCTAGTAGATTTAAGATTTTGAGTTACCTCAGATGTGTTCACAGGTTCTTCCAATTGCATCCGATTCAAAATGTCAGCAACGCGAACTGATGCTTTCCCTTTGGCCCTCACATTTGGAATCACTCCAAAGGAAAACTACATTTCTCAGAAAACAAAAGGCTGTTAGCTAATGTTTATGCTGAACCTACTTTGCCCAAAAACAATGAAACCGATTCCAATAGTAGTTAGTTCTATCAAGTAAACATAAAAAGCACCTCGATTTTATGGAGAGCTTTTGCTATGTGCCACAGGGAGGTAGTGTCCCCGTCAACTAGGTACTCCTGTCATATAAATGTAACTATTTTTACATATGCCAATCTTTAGAAAAGTACATAACCTTTTCCTTGAATCAATGCGACGAACAAACGTACTTTGTGAGCAACATCAATTTCAAATGATAATACATCCTCATCCAGTGGAATAAGATAAAGGGGATACTCCCCTATAGTCAACAGGTGATGAACTTTTTCTTCCTCAAGTATCTGTCAAAGATTCTATACAATTGTTAATGAGAAATACATGCCAAACTAAATTCTTAAAGAAGTTTATTAAGATTTTTTCACAAAAAGGCTAACCTTCTCACATACAACTGCACGACGAGggacaaaataaacaaaatactCCCTTTGAATCCCTTTAGAAATATCATTATGGATGTGTGAGCAAATGAACTTCATCAAGTCAAGCTGAGCTCGGACAAGATAAACTACTTTCGTGCAATCAGTTTGAACTGGTTCCGCATTAAGATGCCTCAATTCAGCCCCATGCTCCTGTTTACAGGAGTGAAAACTCACAAAAAAAAGTTAGTGTGAAAAAGAACACAGAATCAACATGTTTGTTACCCAATGCCACTGCAAAATAACTGTTCTCTTTAACTCAATATTTCATTTCTTTTAGAAACTCAAAAAACTACGGAAATTTTCACCACAGAAACTTTCTTTTGCTAAGACAGCtaacaaatactctttgcaaaaactcaaaaaaattgCAGAAGTTCAAAAATTCAGTTAAAAAATTAGTAAACTGAACACTCCCTCTATCCTAGTTTATGTGATAAGTATACTTTTTTTTTTACCCGTTCcataaaaaagaatgaaaaagacaattaaatttatatttcctattttacctttaatgagaagcttttgtAACCATAATAGGTTTTTTCACGGGAAACCGAAAAACTGAACCAAACTGAAAGCCGACTCAAACCAAAGAAAAAATTcaatatatttttggttttggttttggttttaattttaaaaaccaacaaattttggtttggttttggttttaagaaAAAACTAAACggaaaaaaccaaaccaaatcaactaTGTAAATACCAATGTGAAAAttataattatacacatatatgtatatttttatataaaaaaattaaaatgtcaCAATACATATTAATCTTTCACACTCTTGGTTTGTAACTCAGTTCTTTGCCTTTATATAGTAATTTAGTTCTTTGCCTTTACTTTCTAGTTTGATTTGTTATCTATATTTAGATAAGTccaagaatctatttcatgttaagaATAACTTATCATTAATTGAGTCTTtcaattattcatcactattcagTTCAATTATCATCAAGATGTCTTGGTAAATGATAATTTTTCTTAAAGAATAATCGGCTTGGTAGTGTTATGCTAGAATATAATTGGTGGAACATGTGCCTGACAATGTATTTCACATACACTTCAAGAAAACCGAGAAAAAAACGAAAAAACCAACAAAAAACGACTCAATTAAATTgatttggttccaatatttgaaaaaccgacatAAATGGTTTGGTTTTCTTTTAGGAGAAAACCAACCGAAACCGAACCATGAATcataaaatattataacatataATGCCATGAGTTTCAAAAGTTTTACACCCACACAAAATTATTACTCCCTCCATTCTACTTTATGTGATACACTTTTTTTAGTCTTTCCCAAAACAATGAtacatttctaaatttagaaataatttaactatAAACTTCTCACTTTACCCTCAATAAAATGATTTGTTCTATACCACAaaaacagagagagagagagagagagagagagagagagagagagagagttgccTTGAGAAGTGAGCTCTGTACAATAAGAGAGAGTGAACCGCCAAGCTTAGGATCAATTACCAAACACTTTTTCCCCCTAATCTGCAACTCCAAACAAAAAAATTCCATTGAAGTTTCAACTTTTCGGTTAAATTTTTGAAATATTAGTAAAAGGGACATTTTACAAATCcaaattatataaataaatctCACGTTCTTCAAAATCGTAATCAGTTCTTTCAGTGATTGATCTCTGTAAGACAATTGAGAGAGAATGATCAATTGGGGATATAGATATGCATAAGCATTGAAGTACATTATGTATAAGTATTTGTACCTCAGAGATTTCAGATTTATGGGAGCGTTATCCAAATTGGGGACTTGCGCCATATTCGACTTCGATCGATCTCTCGAGCTTTTTTTCCTGTTGGTCGAAAGTGTGAGCAGAGAGATGTTAGGAGCACGACGATTATTGAGACATGTTTAGCTCTCTACTTCTCATCCAGTGGACTTATGGAAATATAGTCCACGTTGAATATGGGCTTTTCAAA
The sequence above is drawn from the Nicotiana tabacum cultivar K326 chromosome 13, ASM71507v2, whole genome shotgun sequence genome and encodes:
- the LOC107822287 gene encoding vacuolar protein-sorting-associated protein 33 homolog isoform X2, whose amino-acid sequence is MKFICSHIHNDISKGIQREYFVYFVPRRAVVCEKILEEEKVHHLLTIGEYPLYLIPLDEDVLSFEIDVAHKEYLVDGDTTSLWHIAKALHKIEFSFGVIPNVRAKGKASVRVADILNRMQLEEPVNTSEMGVPEINTIILLDREVDMITPMCSQLTYEGLLDEFLGINNGAVELDASIMGVQQEGKKIKVPLNSSDKLFKEIRDQNFEVVVQVLRQKATSMKQDYSEMQTTTQTVSELKDFVKKLNSLPEMTRHINLAQHLTTFTSKPSFLGRLDMEQTLVEAESYDICFEYIEEMIHKQEPLINVLRLLVLFSITNSGLPKKNFDYLRRELLHSYGFEHIATLNNLEKSGLLKKQETKSNWITIKRALQLVVEDIDTSNPNDISYVFSGYAPLSIRLVQHAIRSGWRPIEEILKLLPGPHSDIKRGGFSSSPSLDTLNGSSHGSDKVVDGRRSLVLVVFIGGVTSAEISALRFLSSQEGMAYDIIVATTKIINGSTLTETFVEKLG
- the LOC107822287 gene encoding vacuolar protein-sorting-associated protein 33 homolog isoform X1 → MAQVPNLDNAPINLKSLRDQSLKELITILKNIRGKKCLVIDPKLGGSLSLIVQSSLLKEHGAELRHLNAEPVQTDCTKVVYLVRAQLDLMKFICSHIHNDISKGIQREYFVYFVPRRAVVCEKILEEEKVHHLLTIGEYPLYLIPLDEDVLSFEIDVAHKEYLVDGDTTSLWHIAKALHKIEFSFGVIPNVRAKGKASVRVADILNRMQLEEPVNTSEMGVPEINTIILLDREVDMITPMCSQLTYEGLLDEFLGINNGAVELDASIMGVQQEGKKIKVPLNSSDKLFKEIRDQNFEVVVQVLRQKATSMKQDYSEMQTTTQTVSELKDFVKKLNSLPEMTRHINLAQHLTTFTSKPSFLGRLDMEQTLVEAESYDICFEYIEEMIHKQEPLINVLRLLVLFSITNSGLPKKNFDYLRRELLHSYGFEHIATLNNLEKSGLLKKQETKSNWITIKRALQLVVEDIDTSNPNDISYVFSGYAPLSIRLVQHAIRSGWRPIEEILKLLPGPHSDIKRGGFSSSPSLDTLNGSSHGSDKVVDGRRSLVLVVFIGGVTSAEISALRFLSSQEGMAYDIIVATTKIINGSTLTETFVEKLG